cacacctatggtcaatttagagtcaccagttaacctaacctgcatgtctttggactgtgggggaaaccggagcacccggaggaaacccacgcggacacggggagaacatgcaaactccacacagaaaggccctcgccggccccggggctcgaacccaggaccttcttgctgtgaggcgacagcgctaaccactacaccaccgtgccgcccgtttaccTGATCATAACTGAATTTATTACATCCATTTGGTGAAACTGCAGATGTTTCCTGGTTCTGAACTGAACGTGATGTGTGTAATTAACTGTCAGAGTGGTGTGTTGGAGCAGGTGATGGATCCTGACAGAGATCTGCAATAAGAGGTTGAGCTGAACAGGAATAAGAGTGTTTCAGTGCCCACGCCTACTGCACGGATCTGTTCTGCTCTTACTCATCCACTGATGTGCAGAAATAAAGATCCAATCTGCCTTCCAGAATGCAAAAAGTAGAGGGATTTATTACAATTACACTGTGAATTTGACATAAAACAATCCATACACCTTAAATTAAAAATATACATTCAACAGGATTACACCTAGAGGATGTAGAAATGTGTCCTTCATTCGTCAGTTCTGTTTCGATTACAGACACGAGGCATGAATTAAGGAGCAGAACCAGACACCAGGAGAACAGAGTTTAAAAAGAAAAAGTGACACTATAACATTATTAAACACAGGGAAAGTGTGTCATTACACGATTTCAGTTCCTGTGTTTAAATCATTATTTCCTCCCCGTAGTAGCACAAtgatggaataaaacacttgggtgtGTGAAGTTATAGCAAAATAATTAAGGATCGGGTTCCTGTTCCCACctggaagttgattattttcttagaaCAACTCGTATTCCTCtcacaccacagcaatttaccaatgaTTCAAGgtatttattcattaaaacatgaCACATCCTCGTCACAGTTTTTCACCACTGCTACGACCATATTTGTTCGTGTTCTGTGAGTTTGGTAGAATCCTGTACCGTCCTCCTGTTAGTGAGGTTTAGATGAACGTCCGAGCAGCGCTTTCACTCTGACATTTCAATGTTCAAAATGCCATAACTTTATCAATGACTGTCTTTGTTTACAGTGAAAGAAAATAACCCACTGATGAGCACGTCACGTTCTGAAATATAAGACTTCTGATCTGAAGTAACAATAAAAGAATTCTGTTATGACGTGTGATTTTTGCCTACAACAGCAAATTCAAGCCCAAAGTCATACAAGCGGCGTAAACTCAGCTTAAACCTGCTGCTGGTTCTGATAGATTATGCTCATTACTGTTGTCTGGTACGCTTCTTCCCTCAGTCTGAGAATCTCCAAGAGCTCTGAATTTTTCTGTTTCAGAGTCTCCAGCTCTCTGTTGAACTCTTCCTGCATCTTTGTTTTTGAGGCCAAAATGTTTCTCTGGAGTTCAGGCAGGATGATCTTCATGATGTTTCTCTCTGCCTCCATCCTGACCTCTCCTTCATACACCTCCCTGATCTCCTCCATCTCCTTTTGGTGTctctcctccatctctctccTCTCCCGCTCTCTCTTTTCTTTTAGTTTCTTCACCTTCTCTTCCATTTCTGTCCTTCGCGCTACCTCTCGTTTCAGCTCCCTCTgaagttctttctttttttcttcatcCCTCTCTTCTTTCATCTTTCTTTCCAGTTCAGTTGTCCGGTCATTAAGTTGTCTGATGTCTCCTTCATGCTCCTGGATCACTCCCTCTATCTTTCTCAGAGAATCCTGCACCTCCTTTTCTATTTTTTCCTTCATTTCCATCTCCTCTCTCATCCTTTTCTCTTCTCTTTCCTTCAGGATCTTTGTCTCTATCGCTCTGATCTGAGATTCTGTCTCCAGGTAGATCTCACTGCTGTAGAATTTCTCTCTGCTTCCTTCCACCATCTTCTCTATCTTCTCCAGCAGCTCTAAGACCTGAGAATCATCTCCACCCTCCTTAATGTTGAGACAGTGAAACCTGCTCCCACTTTTTTCTACAAGTCTCTGGACCTCCTGGTCTCCTGACTGGATAAACTCCTCAATGTTCTTCTTCTGAAGTTCATCAGTAACACTGAATATGATCATGGTGTTTCTCCAACATCTCTCTCTAAAAATCTCCTCCATTTTCTCCAGCATCCCTCTCTCCTCTCCTGTAGGCTGCTTTACAGGTATGACCAGGAGGAAGGCGTGGGGTCCTGGAGCAGACAGATGGACACAGAGGCCCACATCTTCTCTCAGTTTCTCCAGAGACAGTTCAGAAGAGAACCAGTCAGGAGTGTCCACCACAGTCACCTTCCTCCCAGCCACCTCTCTCTGTGTGCTCTCACTCTGCTGGGTGGATGGAAATGTAGCTGTAGCTGTAGCAGCCTGGTTCCTCTCCTCTATGCCCAGGATGGTGTTTCCTGCTGCACTCTTCCCAGACCCCGTCCTCCCCAGCAGCACCAGTCTCAGTTCTGGTACAGGAACCGACACTGGAGAATCTGGACGAGACGATTCTCCACTCACTGAAAATGAACaagaattaataatttaaaacagAATCACTGACTGCATTATGGTGATTACGTTGTTCTCTGGAGTACGGTGGTGGATAATCTGGATAGCCCATGTCCTTTATGTATCTCAAATTTAAGTTCCCCAACACATAGAGTGTCATTTTTAACAGTAATTTATGTGTTGAGCTGGAAATAAAGCATTTGTCTCTCTATAGTCACAGATGGAGAATAATTATTTTCACCCCAGTTTCTCCCAATTTGTTCATTTGTAAAACCCACCCACTCGTCATCTCTTTCTACTCACACGACAGCTAACAATCATGGCAGGTGAAGGCTAGcgtgtgcttcctctgagacacatgaCGAATATAACGCTCATGATGGacgagtgtcactgtgattgatagAGGAGGGAGTAATGCCATCCATCCCTCCCCAACAACAACGACAAACTCACTATAGGGCAAATGCTTTTCTCCTGCACCGCTCAGGATCTCTAGGTAttagcacgttttttttttttgtcattttcatcTGATGTTAGatattttttcattattatttgtTACTGTCTCTGTTTTGTGTCACCTTTATAATATTGATATTTACACTGTAAACAAATGATAAATTTAAGTGCATGCTGTGTCTCTCTATAGTCGTCTCTTTTACCCCCAAACTAGTGATGAGTTACACAATAAACATACAACAAGAAACATTCATCACTTACACAGTGGACGAATTCCATCCATACTGTTTCTTCTCCTGATTGGTGCTGCTGAGTCCTGAGTCTCTCCACTCACTAGGAAACATCAGAACCAGTCAGAATGAGAGAGATATTCTTCAGGAGCGATAGTTAGACAGATGATATCATTAAAGTACGTTTTATACATGAAACCTCACCATTTTCACTGATTAAATTACACTTTCTTACAATATCTGAAGAGCTGCACCATTAAGTATCAATACAGTATATTTCATGTCCTTACATATGATTTATTCAGTGTATATTTACCACTTAGAAGTACCAACATTTTGAATAGCTTTTACTTCCTTAATGTAACAAGTTACTCACTGTTTGGATGTAACCCTTCCTTGCTGTTTCTTCTCCTGATGGGGGCTGATGATTCTGGATCTGTCTGTTCCTGCAGCTGCTTTGTTTTCTCCTCTAGAAGTCGGTCTTTCTCCTGAAGCTGTTTGTCTCTTTCCATcagctgtgtctctctctcagttagaagtctctctttctcttcaagctgtttgtttttttcatctaaTTCTTTATTCTTCTCCACAAATCTTTTCTCCTTTTCCTCCACTTGGATTTGTGCCTCCTGTATCTGTTTGTCTTTCTGTTTCAGTTCTTTAGTCGTCTTCTCTAGTTCTGTATTTCTCTCTTTGAGTAGTGCGTCTTTCTCCTCAATGATTTTCTCTCTGCTTTTCAGTTCTGTATCTTTATGCTTCATTTGTCTTTTACAGTCCTCTAGCTCTTGGTCTTTAAGTTTCAGTGATTGAGACGTGTTGTCCAGTTCCAGCTGAGTGTTTTTTAACTCTTCTTCAGTTTCTTTCAGTTTCCCGATCTTCTTTTTAAATTCAATACAAAGACCTTTTTCATCTTTATATTCTGAAATTATTAAAAGTGAGTGTTAAGTGGAATAATGTGTGTACAAAGAATGTaa
Above is a window of Neoarius graeffei isolate fNeoGra1 chromosome 28, fNeoGra1.pri, whole genome shotgun sequence DNA encoding:
- the LOC132875868 gene encoding trichohyalin-like isoform X4; the encoded protein is MKMEKSAFLTEYKDEKGLCIEFKKKIGKLKETEEELKNTQLELDNTSQSLKLKDQELEDCKRQMKHKDTELKSREKIIEEKDALLKERNTELEKTTKELKQKDKQIQEAQIQVEEKEKRFVEKNKELDEKNKQLEEKERLLTERETQLMERDKQLQEKDRLLEEKTKQLQEQTDPESSAPIRRRNSKEGLHPNMSGETQDSAAPIRRRNSMDGIRPLLSGESSRPDSPVSVPVPELRLVLLGRTGSGKSAAGNTILGIEERNQAATATATFPSTQQSESTQREVAGRKVTVVDTPDWFSSELSLEKLREDVGLCVHLSAPGPHAFLLVIPVKQPTGEERGMLEKMEEIFRERCWRNTMIIFSVTDELQKKNIEEFIQSGDQEVQRLVEKSGSRFHCLNIKEGGDDSQVLELLEKIEKMVEGSREKFYSSEIYLETESQIRAIETKILKEREEKRMREEMEMKEKIEKEVQDSLRKIEGVIQEHEGDIRQLNDRTTELERKMKEERDEEKKKELQRELKREVARRTEMEEKVKKLKEKRERERREMEERHQKEMEEIREVYEGEVRMEAERNIMKIILPELQRNILASKTKMQEEFNRELETLKQKNSELLEILRLREEAYQTTVMSIIYQNQQQV
- the LOC132875868 gene encoding trichohyalin-like isoform X2; protein product: MKQFTSVILHKIFTLHYLLSQGADLYVQVSQNDRKWTEDERMKMEKSAFLTEYKDEKGLCIEFKKKIGKLKETEEELKNTQLELDNTSQSLKLKDQELEDCKRQMKHKDTELKSREKIIEEKDALLKERNTELEKTTKELKQKDKQIQEAQIQVEEKEKRFVEKNKELDEKNKQLEEKERLLTERETQLMERDKQLQEKDRLLEEKTKQLQEQTDPESSAPIRRRNSKEGLHPNMSGETQDSAAPIRRRNSMDGIRPLLSGESSRPDSPVSVPVPELRLVLLGRTGSGKSAAGNTILGIEERNQAATATATFPSTQQSESTQREVAGRKVTVVDTPDWFSSELSLEKLREDVGLCVHLSAPGPHAFLLVIPVKQPTGEERGMLEKMEEIFRERCWRNTMIIFSVTDELQKKNIEEFIQSGDQEVQRLVEKSGSRFHCLNIKEGGDDSQVLELLEKIEKMVEGSREKFYSSEIYLETESQIRAIETKILKEREEKRMREEMEMKEKIEKEVQDSLRKIEGVIQEHEGDIRQLNDRTTELERKMKEERDEEKKKELQRELKREVARRTEMEEKVKKLKEKRERERREMEERHQKEMEEIREVYEGEVRMEAERNIMKIILPELQRNILASKTKMQEEFNRELETLKQKNSELLEILRLREEAYQTTVMSIIYQNQQQV
- the LOC132875868 gene encoding trichohyalin-like isoform X1; the protein is MFIDNTIGSNTEKFTENNDAFLIISTILPSFCFCFSSHHLDKDVQVSQNDRKWTEDERMKMEKSAFLTEYKDEKGLCIEFKKKIGKLKETEEELKNTQLELDNTSQSLKLKDQELEDCKRQMKHKDTELKSREKIIEEKDALLKERNTELEKTTKELKQKDKQIQEAQIQVEEKEKRFVEKNKELDEKNKQLEEKERLLTERETQLMERDKQLQEKDRLLEEKTKQLQEQTDPESSAPIRRRNSKEGLHPNMSGETQDSAAPIRRRNSMDGIRPLLSGESSRPDSPVSVPVPELRLVLLGRTGSGKSAAGNTILGIEERNQAATATATFPSTQQSESTQREVAGRKVTVVDTPDWFSSELSLEKLREDVGLCVHLSAPGPHAFLLVIPVKQPTGEERGMLEKMEEIFRERCWRNTMIIFSVTDELQKKNIEEFIQSGDQEVQRLVEKSGSRFHCLNIKEGGDDSQVLELLEKIEKMVEGSREKFYSSEIYLETESQIRAIETKILKEREEKRMREEMEMKEKIEKEVQDSLRKIEGVIQEHEGDIRQLNDRTTELERKMKEERDEEKKKELQRELKREVARRTEMEEKVKKLKEKRERERREMEERHQKEMEEIREVYEGEVRMEAERNIMKIILPELQRNILASKTKMQEEFNRELETLKQKNSELLEILRLREEAYQTTVMSIIYQNQQQV
- the LOC132875868 gene encoding trichohyalin-like isoform X3, translated to MFISHVIYRQYGVLYKTFTLFYSLPQNDRKWTEDERMKMEKSAFLTEYKDEKGLCIEFKKKIGKLKETEEELKNTQLELDNTSQSLKLKDQELEDCKRQMKHKDTELKSREKIIEEKDALLKERNTELEKTTKELKQKDKQIQEAQIQVEEKEKRFVEKNKELDEKNKQLEEKERLLTERETQLMERDKQLQEKDRLLEEKTKQLQEQTDPESSAPIRRRNSKEGLHPNMSGETQDSAAPIRRRNSMDGIRPLLSGESSRPDSPVSVPVPELRLVLLGRTGSGKSAAGNTILGIEERNQAATATATFPSTQQSESTQREVAGRKVTVVDTPDWFSSELSLEKLREDVGLCVHLSAPGPHAFLLVIPVKQPTGEERGMLEKMEEIFRERCWRNTMIIFSVTDELQKKNIEEFIQSGDQEVQRLVEKSGSRFHCLNIKEGGDDSQVLELLEKIEKMVEGSREKFYSSEIYLETESQIRAIETKILKEREEKRMREEMEMKEKIEKEVQDSLRKIEGVIQEHEGDIRQLNDRTTELERKMKEERDEEKKKELQRELKREVARRTEMEEKVKKLKEKRERERREMEERHQKEMEEIREVYEGEVRMEAERNIMKIILPELQRNILASKTKMQEEFNRELETLKQKNSELLEILRLREEAYQTTVMSIIYQNQQQV